From Brassica oleracea var. oleracea cultivar TO1000 chromosome C3, BOL, whole genome shotgun sequence, a single genomic window includes:
- the LOC106328152 gene encoding U4/U6 small nuclear ribonucleoprotein Prp3-like, with product MANERYSRSNRDDRDSSVDRSPEREGRHRNQVRDRDGDSKRRDSDHYRPSRRDDREEERDRGKDRARDREGSRDRDKHHERSKDKEGRSKRKEREEENENREGKKKSRFADGSSERRSSVEDVAEGSGAMNGASGVEIEGAASYSSTALETTSLAPRHTLPTKVSSISTKDENKGVSNVRSHEVHGKSSTDGRTSSTAGESSASSSLDALAKAKKAIELGKGIADRFKKLSSMNQGTKSTSEGSSHTRLQSSTTTPAVSAGTSSASALSHAVFPGPESTSNIEAVRKAQELAAKMAFRHDPKFSSTLNYFSGQAPTETMAVTQKPTKPPVLRVDALGREIDENGNVISVTKPSNLSTLKVNINKQKKDSFQILKPQLEVNPEENPHFDPRMGIDKNKILRPKRMSFEFVEEGKWTRDAESLKLKSQFGEAKARELKVKQAHLAKASDGINPNLIEVSARAPRKEKPKEVIPDVEWWDASVLTSGIYGDIADGIITDNDLKIEKLTHYIEHPRPIEPPAEAAPPPPQPLKLTKREQKKLRTQRRLAKEKEKQEMIRQGLLEPPKAKVKMSNLMKVLGPEATQDPTKLEKEIRTAAAEREQAHVDRNTARKLTPAEKREKKERKFFDDPTTTLETIVSVYKVNKLSHPKTRFKVEMNARQNRLTGCSVMTEDMSVIVVEGKSKEIKRYGKVMLKRINWEEAVKKEGEEEDEDEEENSENNKCWLVWQGSFAKQSFRRFHVQECLTESAAKKVFSDAGVAHYWDLAVNYTDD from the exons ATGGCAAACGAGAGATACTCCAGGAGCAACAGGGACGATCGTGATTCGAGTGTGGATCGTTCGCCGGAGCGTGAAGGCAGACACCGGAACCAAGTCCGTGATCGCGATGGCGACTCGAAGCGTCGCGATTCGGATCATTATCGGCCGTCGAGGCGCGACGATAGGGAGGAAGAGAGAGATAGAGGTAAGGATAGAGCTCGGGACAGGGAAGGGAGTAGAGATAGGGATAAGCATCACGAGAGGTCTAAGGATAAGGAAGGGAGGAGCAAGAGGAAAGAGAGAGAGGAAGAGAATGAGAATAGGGAAGGGAAGAAGAAATCTAGGTTTGCTGATGGGAGTAGTGAGAGGAGAAGCAGCGTTGAGGATGTAGCTGAGGGGTCTGGGGCCATGAACGGAGCTTCTGGCGTCGAGATT GAGGGCGCAGCTTCATATAGTTCTACTGCATTGGAAACAACTTCACTGGCCCCTAGACACACCCTGCCCACTAAGGTATCTTCGATATCTACAAAGGATGAAAATAAGGGAGTTAGTAATGTCAGGTCTCATGAGGTTCATGGAAAATCTAGTACAGATGGAAGAACATCGTCAACAGCTGGGGAAAGTAGCGCAAGCTCGTCTCTTGATGCATTAGCGAAAGCTAAGAAAGCCATAGAGCTTGGAAAGGGAATTGCGGATAGATTTAAGAAGCTTTCTTCG ATGAACCAGGGTACTAAGTCAACTTCAGAAGGTAGTTCACATACCAGATTGCAATCATCGACTACCACTCCTGCTGTATCTGCAGGAACATCTTCTGCTTCAGCACTGTCACATGCTGTCTTCCCTGGCCCTGAGAGTACTTCCAACATTGAAGCTGTTAGGAAAGCTCAGGAGTTGGCAGCAAAGATGGCATTCCGTCATGATCCAAAGTTCTCTTCAACTCTCAATTATTTCTCAGGACAGGCACCCACAGAGACAATGGCTGTTACACAGAAACCGACCAAACCCCCTGTTCTGCGTGTGGATGCACTTGGAAGGGAGATAGATGAAAATGGGAATGTGATTAGTGTGACTAAACCAAGCAATCTTAGTACATTAAAG GTTAACATCAACAAACAGAAGAAAGATTCTTTTCAGATTCTTAAACCCCAACTGGAAGTAAATCCAGAAGAAAACCCCCATTTTGATCCAAGGATGGGTATTGATAAAAACAAGATTTTGAGACCAAAACGTATGAGTTTTGAGTTTGTTGAGGAAGGCAAATGGACTAGGGATGCTGAGAGTCTGAAGTTAAAG AGTCAATTTGGTGAAGCAAAAGCAAGAGAACTGAAGGTGAAGCAAGCCCATCTGGCTAAGGCCAGTGATGGTATCAATCCAAATTTGATAGAAGTATCCGCACGTGCCCCGAGAAAAGAGAAGCCCAAGGAAGTAATCCCAGATGTCGAGTGGTG GGATGCAAGTGTCCTCACCAGTGGGATATATGGCGACATAGCTGATGGTATCATTACCGATAACGACCTGAAGATAGAAAAACTCACACATTACATTGAGCATCCGCGTCCCATAGAGCCACCTGCAGAAGCAGCGCCTCCACCACCCCAGCCTCTTAAACTGACAAAGAGGGAACAGAAGAAGCTGCGAACCCAGAGGCGTCTAGCAAAAGAAAAGGAGAAACAGGAGATGATCAGACAAGGTTTGCTTGAACCACCAAAAGCAAAGGTGAAAATGAGCAACCTGATGAAGGTTCTTGGGCCTGAAGCAACACAAGACCCAACCAAGCTTGAAAAGGAGATCCGCACAGCAGCTGCCGAACGTGAGCAGGCTCACGTGGACAGGAACACAGCAAGGAAGCTAACTCCTGCAGAGAAACGTGAGAAGAAAGAGAGGAAGTTCTTCGACGATCCAACAACAACGCTGGAGACAATAGTGTCGGTGTACAAGGTCAACAAGCTTTCTCATCCTAAAACTCGATTCAAGGTGGAGATGAATGCAAGACAGAACAGATTGACGGGATGTAGTGTGATGACCGAGGATATGAGTGTGATTGTGGTGGAGGGCAAGAGTAAAGAGATAAAGAGATACGGGAAGGTTATGTTGAAGCGGATAAACTGGGAAGAGGCGGTGAAGAAGGAAGGAGAGGAAGAAGATGAAGACGAAGAGGAGAATAGTGAAAATAACAAGTGCTGGTTGGTTTGGCAAGGAAGCTTTGCGAAACAGAGTTTCCGTAGGTTTCATGTACAAGAGTGCTTAACGGAATCAGCTGCCAAGAAAGTATTCAGTGATGCAGGTGTCGCTCACTACTGGGATCTCGCTGTCAACTACACAGACGACTAA